In bacterium, one genomic interval encodes:
- the nth gene encoding endonuclease III, translating into MSRESQMRKRERAAKLVALLKQEYPAPKTALHYDSVYQLLFAVILSAQSTDVRVNLVTPGLFRRFPTLQAFATAKVEEIQREIASVGLAPSKAKAIRESARQIIEEFGGEVPRRLDDLIKLRGVGRKTASVVLGAGFGLSEGIVVDTHVARLSRRLGLSARTSPEQIERDLMQLIDRTGWIDFSHLLILHGRALCSARKPKCASCPLSQLCPSAKTFTPKK; encoded by the coding sequence ATGTCTCGTGAATCTCAGATGCGAAAGCGGGAACGGGCCGCCAAACTAGTCGCACTCCTCAAGCAGGAGTATCCTGCTCCGAAGACCGCTTTGCACTACGACTCAGTTTACCAGCTGCTTTTTGCCGTCATACTTTCAGCCCAGTCGACCGACGTTCGGGTCAACCTGGTGACTCCCGGTCTGTTCAGGCGATTTCCCACACTCCAAGCATTTGCGACTGCAAAGGTGGAGGAGATCCAACGCGAAATTGCATCAGTTGGTCTGGCTCCATCCAAAGCAAAGGCGATCAGAGAATCTGCGCGGCAGATCATCGAAGAATTCGGTGGTGAAGTTCCGCGGCGTCTGGACGACCTCATCAAACTGCGCGGAGTCGGCAGAAAGACAGCATCGGTGGTGTTGGGAGCGGGGTTTGGATTGTCGGAAGGGATTGTGGTGGACACACATGTGGCGCGACTAAGCCGACGACTCGGATTGTCTGCAAGAACCTCACCCGAGCAGATCGAACGCGATCTGATGCAATTGATTGATCGGACCGGCTGGATCGATTTTTCGCACTTGTTGATTCTGCACGGACGAGCACTCTGTTCGGCGCGCAAACCGAAATGCGCTAGCTGTCCGCTCTCACAACTCTGTCCGTCGGCTAAGACATTCACGCCAAAAAAATAA
- a CDS encoding lysophospholipid acyltransferase family protein — MASLSHQIEYMVTLGMAKYAQRLSEEKADRLGIRLGGLMYHVLRSRRAVALDNLRKALGNEYSEEELQEIARKVFANIGQTLVEFSRFKQLGLAGVRRLVTGPGEEMLARAYAEGKGGIMLTAHFGNWEIMGAWVAAVGYPTDFLVGRQHNQKVDKLLLSYRSEMKVGLIPLATAARSVFKTLKANRIAGIVADQHAPGSGSVIIDFFGRPAAWAKGPALFSIRAGAPILPYLLRRERYDKHVLIPGEPIYPPNSGDEEKDIETMLVAYARFVEKWVRKYPDQWMWTHRRWKLDSPAT; from the coding sequence GTGGCGTCGCTAAGCCATCAAATCGAATATATGGTCACACTGGGCATGGCCAAGTATGCGCAGCGATTATCGGAGGAAAAGGCCGATCGGTTGGGAATAAGGCTCGGCGGCCTGATGTACCATGTACTGCGAAGCAGAAGAGCGGTAGCGCTCGACAACCTCAGAAAGGCCTTGGGGAACGAATACTCTGAGGAAGAACTGCAGGAGATCGCGCGCAAGGTGTTTGCAAATATCGGTCAGACACTCGTGGAATTTTCTCGCTTCAAGCAACTTGGTTTGGCCGGAGTACGTCGCTTGGTAACTGGACCCGGCGAAGAGATGCTCGCCCGAGCCTACGCGGAAGGGAAGGGAGGGATCATGCTGACCGCCCATTTTGGTAATTGGGAGATTATGGGGGCATGGGTTGCCGCTGTTGGCTATCCGACGGACTTTCTTGTCGGGCGACAGCATAATCAAAAGGTCGATAAACTTCTCTTGAGTTACCGCAGTGAAATGAAGGTAGGTCTGATTCCGCTGGCGACTGCGGCGCGGTCGGTCTTCAAGACTCTCAAGGCCAATCGGATCGCCGGGATAGTGGCCGATCAGCATGCCCCGGGCAGTGGGAGTGTGATAATTGATTTCTTTGGGCGGCCTGCCGCGTGGGCTAAGGGACCAGCGTTGTTTTCCATACGTGCCGGCGCACCAATTTTGCCGTACCTGCTTCGTCGCGAGCGATACGACAAGCATGTGCTCATTCCCGGAGAGCCAATCTACCCACCCAATTCCGGTGACGAAGAGAAAGATATCGAGACAATGTTGGTTGCCTATGCCCGTTTCGTCGAGAAATGGGTAAGGAAGTATCCCGACCAGTGGATGTGGACACACCGTCGTTGGAAACTTGACTCTCCTGCAACCTGA
- a CDS encoding PEP-CTERM sorting domain-containing protein: MLKWLKILILSACLMAVAGSSMALPQINQWISYNHGVAWDYDNYTYDYVSNVDFYTAGSFGLGPLDGYTIGTQSGLDHSLSWSHTLPGDLSVPPGTIERALLWIDGSRIDENDNWVSFQGVFQWGGLNSNDGPWWDFLGLLGDNTLVNLTDVNIPGFWNQGSLDVSITAGERSLRINSASLALSYTAGPGNPTTPGVPEPATMLLFGLGLVGAGIARRTQK; the protein is encoded by the coding sequence GTGCTCAAATGGCTTAAGATTCTGATTCTCTCCGCCTGTCTTATGGCAGTGGCGGGTAGCAGCATGGCGCTGCCGCAGATCAACCAGTGGATCTCCTATAACCATGGCGTGGCGTGGGATTACGATAACTACACGTATGATTACGTGTCGAATGTCGATTTCTATACCGCCGGCAGCTTTGGTCTTGGACCCTTGGATGGTTACACAATCGGCACCCAGTCTGGTCTCGACCACAGCTTAAGCTGGTCTCACACGCTTCCGGGGGACCTGTCGGTTCCGCCGGGAACCATTGAGAGAGCACTCCTCTGGATCGACGGTTCACGAATCGACGAAAACGACAACTGGGTTTCCTTCCAGGGTGTCTTCCAGTGGGGTGGTTTGAACTCGAATGATGGCCCGTGGTGGGATTTCCTGGGGTTGCTTGGCGACAACACCTTGGTTAATCTTACCGATGTCAACATTCCCGGGTTCTGGAACCAGGGTTCTCTTGATGTCTCGATTACGGCTGGCGAAAGAAGCCTGCGCATTAACAGTGCGTCCCTGGCTTTGAGCTACACCGCAGGCCCGGGTAACCCGACTACACCTGGAGTGCCGGAACCGGCCACCATGCTGTTGTTTGGTCTCGGTCTGGTTGGTGCGGGAATTGCTCGCCGTACTCAGAAGTAA
- the prfA gene encoding peptide chain release factor 1: MLEIVEKLEQRLAALDESLSDPTVVGDQKRFIALNRERRQLADVLETGRRYRLICKTVEEAREMIGSDDPDMVAMAREELEANEPLIENAEKEFRLKLLPKDPEDDKAAVVEVRAGTGGDEAGLFAADIFRMYQRYADTKHWKMEILSSSTSGMGGFKEIIFSLDGDGVYGTMKYESGVHRVQRVPATETQGRIHTSAITVAVFPEAEEIDIEIKENEIKVDVYRSSGPGGQSVNTTDSAVRITHLPTGMVVTCQDEKSQLKNKQKALKVLRARLYDRMIADRQAKLAAERKSMVSTGDRSAKIRTYNFPQSRVTDHRINLTIYALSDILEGNVDPLIEPLRQHDQEERLRIEAAV; this comes from the coding sequence ATGCTAGAGATAGTTGAAAAATTAGAACAGCGCCTTGCGGCGCTTGATGAGTCCCTCTCCGATCCGACCGTGGTCGGTGACCAGAAGCGGTTTATTGCGCTTAATCGTGAGCGTCGTCAACTGGCCGATGTGCTGGAGACGGGGCGTCGCTATCGGCTGATCTGCAAGACGGTCGAAGAAGCCCGCGAGATGATCGGTTCCGACGATCCGGATATGGTTGCCATGGCGCGCGAAGAGCTTGAAGCGAACGAACCGTTGATCGAAAATGCCGAGAAAGAATTCCGTCTCAAGCTTCTGCCGAAAGATCCTGAGGATGACAAAGCGGCGGTGGTCGAAGTTCGCGCCGGGACCGGCGGCGATGAGGCCGGCCTGTTTGCGGCGGACATTTTCCGCATGTATCAGCGCTATGCAGATACCAAACACTGGAAAATGGAAATCCTCAGCTCCTCTACCTCCGGCATGGGGGGATTCAAGGAGATTATCTTCTCTCTCGATGGCGATGGAGTCTATGGGACGATGAAGTATGAGTCGGGCGTCCACCGCGTCCAGCGCGTTCCAGCCACAGAAACGCAGGGTCGCATTCATACCTCGGCTATTACAGTTGCAGTCTTTCCGGAAGCGGAAGAGATCGATATCGAGATCAAAGAGAATGAGATCAAGGTCGATGTCTACCGCTCGTCTGGTCCGGGAGGGCAGTCGGTCAATACGACAGATTCGGCGGTGCGCATCACGCATCTTCCGACCGGCATGGTAGTGACCTGTCAGGACGAAAAATCCCAGCTCAAGAATAAGCAGAAAGCGCTGAAAGTCCTGCGCGCCCGTCTTTATGACCGGATGATTGCGGACCGTCAGGCGAAACTGGCCGCAGAGCGCAAGTCGATGGTCTCCACCGGCGATCGTTCCGCCAAGATCCGGACTTACAATTTCCCGCAGTCACGCGTGACGGATCATCGGATAAATCTGACGATCTACGCTCTCTCGGATATTCTCGAAGGAAATGTTGATCCACTCATAGAACCATTGCGTCAGCATGATCAGGAGGAACGCCTTCGGATCGAAGCTGCCGTCTAA
- the prmC gene encoding peptide chain release factor N(5)-glutamine methyltransferase produces MTPSLAPYIAEKSRILSAAGIDQADAEIELILCHVLNVGRMELVLHGADRLTEDIRAEIDRIIQRRVTRDPLQHILGECWFFGRKFIVGPAVMVPAPETELLCEAAISFVQKQQIKSPRIVDIGVGSGVISVTVASELQDGSYLALDISPDAIAVASQNAERHQVTDRFEFRESNLFSALRPDEKFNLILSNPPYIAEHEYATLPPEVLADPKISLTSGEEGMDAIKEIVALAPNFLAPGGRIMFEIGYDQAEKVASLTNEDSRYTGISIIKDLANIDRVVILACGNG; encoded by the coding sequence ATGACACCGTCGCTGGCACCGTACATTGCCGAAAAATCCCGTATCCTGTCCGCGGCCGGCATTGACCAGGCCGATGCAGAAATTGAACTTATTCTCTGTCACGTCCTGAATGTCGGACGCATGGAATTGGTGCTGCATGGCGCCGACCGTTTAACTGAGGATATCCGTGCCGAGATCGACCGGATAATCCAGCGCCGTGTCACACGTGATCCCCTGCAGCATATTCTCGGGGAATGCTGGTTCTTCGGGCGAAAGTTCATTGTCGGGCCGGCAGTGATGGTTCCTGCGCCGGAGACGGAATTGCTCTGTGAAGCGGCCATTTCATTTGTGCAGAAACAGCAGATCAAGTCGCCGCGGATTGTCGATATTGGTGTCGGGTCGGGAGTGATCTCCGTGACGGTTGCCTCTGAATTACAGGACGGCAGCTATCTTGCGCTCGACATTTCGCCGGACGCGATCGCAGTGGCCAGCCAGAATGCGGAACGACATCAGGTGACTGACCGGTTCGAGTTTCGAGAATCAAACCTCTTCTCGGCGCTCCGTCCGGATGAGAAGTTCAACCTGATCCTCTCCAATCCGCCTTATATCGCCGAACATGAATATGCCACGCTTCCCCCCGAAGTCCTGGCGGATCCCAAGATCTCTCTGACCTCAGGGGAAGAGGGGATGGATGCGATCAAGGAGATCGTCGCGCTTGCACCGAACTTCCTTGCGCCCGGAGGTAGGATCATGTTCGAGATCGGCTATGACCAGGCGGAAAAGGTGGCTTCCCTGACCAATGAGGACTCGCGCTATACCGGAATTTCGATCATCAAAGATCTCGCCAATATCGATCGAGTGGTGATCCTGGCGTGTGGTAACGGCTGA